One region of Caldisericaceae bacterium genomic DNA includes:
- a CDS encoding xanthine dehydrogenase family protein subunit M, translated as MKTFEYFKVASVDEALRLLSMYGNKAKILAGGTDLVVMIDDEMVAPDYIIDIKGINNLKGIEIRDNYLWIGALTTFSEIIHAEIIKEKFPVLFEASKRVASVGVRNRATLVGNICSAVPSLDSAPTLLVLNASVEIKGKEDKLVPIADFFKGPRKTILEKDEIVLGIRIPLETRKYGANYIKLGRYEGEDLAQVGVATFVAEDLEYRIAFCAVAPTPVRALDAEAFLKGKELNTNLLDEVVPLALKAIAPISDVRASKEYRLHTSGVLLKRSLKASFDRLKGNGPSYGINLV; from the coding sequence AGTGTTGACGAAGCATTAAGATTGCTTTCTATGTATGGTAATAAAGCAAAGATTCTTGCAGGTGGCACTGATCTTGTTGTTATGATTGATGATGAGATGGTGGCTCCTGATTATATTATTGACATAAAAGGCATTAATAACCTTAAAGGGATTGAAATAAGAGATAACTATTTATGGATTGGCGCTCTTACTACCTTTTCAGAAATCATACATGCTGAAATCATTAAAGAAAAGTTTCCTGTTCTGTTTGAAGCTTCAAAAAGAGTCGCTTCAGTCGGTGTAAGGAATAGAGCAACATTAGTTGGAAATATTTGTTCAGCTGTTCCTTCTTTGGATTCTGCACCAACATTGCTTGTTTTAAATGCCTCAGTAGAAATTAAAGGGAAAGAAGATAAATTGGTCCCAATCGCGGATTTCTTTAAAGGTCCAAGAAAAACTATTCTTGAAAAAGATGAAATTGTTTTAGGAATTAGAATTCCTCTTGAGACAAGAAAGTATGGTGCAAATTATATCAAACTCGGTCGTTATGAGGGTGAAGATCTTGCCCAGGTTGGTGTTGCAACTTTTGTTGCAGAAGATCTGGAATATAGGATTGCTTTTTGTGCAGTAGCACCCACCCCCGTAAGGGCGTTAGATGCTGAAGCATTTTTGAAAGGAAAAGAACTCAACACAAATCTATTGGATGAAGTTGTCCCGTTAGCATTAAAGGCGATTGCTCCTATTTCGGATGTAAGGGCTTCTAAAGAATACCGACTTCATACAAGCGGCGTTTTGTTAAAAAGGTCTCTTAAGGCTTCATTTGATAGACTTAAAGGCAATGGGCCTTCTTACGGAATTAATTTAGTATAG
- a CDS encoding (2Fe-2S)-binding protein encodes MESKEIKFKLNGKIVRTEVKPYDKLLEVLRDKLGVKSPKYGCGRGECGACSVLLDGKTVRSCLIYAVEVDGHEIVSLEGLQANGLTELQKSFLKHNSFQCGFCAPGMVIQVTELLRENPHPDEEEIREYISGNLCRCTGYNPIVDAVLDVIKNK; translated from the coding sequence ATGGAAAGTAAGGAAATCAAGTTTAAATTGAATGGTAAAATTGTCCGCACAGAGGTTAAACCATACGATAAACTTCTTGAAGTATTAAGAGATAAACTTGGTGTTAAAAGTCCCAAGTATGGCTGTGGAAGAGGAGAGTGTGGTGCTTGTTCTGTTCTTTTGGATGGAAAAACTGTTAGGTCATGTCTTATTTATGCTGTTGAAGTTGATGGCCATGAGATTGTTTCTTTAGAAGGTCTTCAAGCAAATGGGCTTACCGAACTTCAAAAATCATTTTTAAAGCATAATTCTTTCCAGTGTGGTTTTTGTGCTCCAGGGATGGTAATTCAAGTAACCGAACTTTTGAGGGAAAATCCTCATCCAGATGAGGAAGAAATTAGAGAATACATTTCGGGTAATCTTTGTAGATGCACAGGTTATAATCCTATTGTTGATGCTGTTTTGGATGTCATTAAAAATAAGTAG